ATAGTTTTAATGATCATAGTATTCATTCTAATATTTTGAGTGGCTTAGGTTATATTGCAATGGAAGAAAAAAAATATGATGAAGCATTGGAGTATTATCTAAAAGCCAATTCTCTTTTGATTGAGCTCAATGATAATACAGAACAAAAAATCACTGTTTTGGATAATATTGGTTCTCTTTATGAAGAAAAAGGTGATTTTAAAAATGCTTTAAAATATAGAAAGGAACTTTACGAAGCGTCATTGGCAATAGAAAAACAACGAAATGAAAGAAGTTTGCGCGAAAGCGAACTGAAAGTTGATGTTAGCAATAAAGAGAAAGAGTTATCGCAAAAGAAAAATCAGCAATTGTTTTATTTGATTGCGCTTGGGTTGTGTATTATATTGCTGGTATTAATTTATAGAAACGTTCGATTGAAACAAAAAAGTAATTTGAAATTAGCTGCCATTAATAATGAACTTGAAGAGAAAAACCTGCTCTTAGACAAACGAAATGCCGAAAATGAATTGTTGTTAAAGGAAATTCATCATCGTGTAAAGAATAATTTGGAGGTTGTATCGGGATTATTGGCACTACAATCGGCACAAATTGATGATAAAAAAACCAAAGATGCTATGCAAGAAAGCCAAAACAGGGTAAACTCGATTGGTATTGTTCATCAAAAATTATATCAAGGGAAAAATCTTGGAGCTATTGAAATGAAAGAGTATGTTTTGAATTTGAGTGAAAGTATACTGGATAGTTTTGGAGCTGAAGGAAAGATACATCTCGAACTTGCAATGGAAAAATTAGATTTGGATATTGATACTGCTGTTCCTTTGGGGTTAATTATTAATGAGCTAATTACTAACACGGTGAAATATGCTTTTCCTGAAAATCAAAAAGGTACTTTGACTATAAAACTTGAAAGACAACCTGAAAATATATTGCACCTAGTGGTTTCTGATGATGGTGTTGGGAAATCTGGTGTGATTAAAGGAACTGGTTTTGGAGGACAATTGATTTCTTTGCTTACCAATCAATTGAACGGCACTATGAAAGAGGAAAATAATAATGGTACTTCGGTTATTTTTGACTTCAAATTAAAAAAATCTGCTTAATAATCTTTTTAAAATAGATTTTATCTCTTAGTTTAAAGATTAAAACTACTTCAACAAGCAATGCAATAGCCATAACAAGCTTTACAATTGCCTATTCAAGCGTTACAATCGCCTGTTCAAGGATTACAATTGCCTATTCAAGCGTTACAATCACCTGTTCAAGGATTACAATTGCCTATTCAAGGATTACAATTGCCTATTCAAGGTTTTTAATTACTTGTTTAAGGTTTGCTTTGATAAATAATAATACCTCTTGGGACAGAAAAAGAGTTGTTTCGTCCTAGATGACTTCGTTTAGTTACTGATTTAATGTTACTTAGATAAATATTAATAACCAATTAAATCAACAATACAATGAAAAATTTAAAAATTACAATTTATGCAGTTGTTGCCTTTCTGTTGTTTTTTTCAAACACAGTAAAAGCACAAAATCAGATGTTTTGGATACATGTTGATCATGTAAAACCATCTATGGAAGCAACCTATGAAAAAGTTGCAAAGGAATTTGCAGATGCTTGCAAAACGTATAATGTTCCTGATTTTAATTTTAATGTTTGGAGACATGATAATGGTTCCTATTATTATTCTAGTCCGTTGAAAAGTTTTGCTGATATGGACAAAGATATTTTGAAATCAATGCGAGATAAAATGGGTGCTGAAAAATTTAAAGCAATGTTTGATCGTTTTGATAAATGTTATGATTCGCATCAAAATTTTATGGCAACTTATGTAAGTGATTTGTCTTATATGCCAGAAGGAAAATCAGCAGAAGGAGATTATAATAAATATTATTATATGTATGTATCGCCAGGAAATTCAGAAGCTGTAGCTAATAAATTAAAAGAGATAAAGGAATTGTGGGCAAAAAAAGGTTCAAAACTTCCATACTTTATAATGCACAGTGGTTTTGGAGCTGAAGAAGAATTTTATTTGGCTGTAATCAGAGCAAAAGATGCGCAAAGCCAAGCAACTGCAAGTGCAGAGAACAATAAACTACTTGGTGATGAATGGGGAAAGAAATGGGATGAATTATATCCGTTATTATCACATTATAAAAGTGAATCATCTTATTATAAAGCTGATTTAAGTTATCCTGAAAAAAAATAATATTAATTATAAAGCAAAATAAAAATGAAAAAAATAATTCTATTAGGACTTGCAGCTGTATTCTTTATTGCCTGCAAACAAGAAGTTCGATATACACAAAATTCGCCTGAAATTGATACTTATAAAAAAGTAATGGAGGATTATAAAACCATGAATTGGGAAGATTATCCGAAACATTATGCTGATACTGCAAAAGTATTAAATAATGTAACCAAGGATAAAGCAAAAACAGTAGCACAAGCTATTGAACAAAGCCA
The window above is part of the Flavobacterium sp. PMTSA4 genome. Proteins encoded here:
- a CDS encoding histidine kinase dimerization/phosphoacceptor domain -containing protein, producing the protein MFSQKSGNKGVSAKEALELSNKYKERANWFTNMPQYNTDSTQYYSSKAIAVLDANEPLHQYKLLELKFNKNKNKYSKFSLNAQDSIYKIEWNNYDKLDNKITENRLLKYGYLVNWANIKLYKGDSEESLDLFEKALRLITKKDVPNVQARALLDKGLYYGLYGLESEKKLSHKYLQQSLKFYKNHYSEYPGEFYMINAELVYYFYSSPKKDSLHYYFNEVKKLLPIYKKPAVHFWYYSMLANYLTIERKFDEARANYLKALVVVENYSFNDHSIHSNILSGLGYIAMEEKKYDEALEYYLKANSLLIELNDNTEQKITVLDNIGSLYEEKGDFKNALKYRKELYEASLAIEKQRNERSLRESELKVDVSNKEKELSQKKNQQLFYLIALGLCIILLVLIYRNVRLKQKSNLKLAAINNELEEKNLLLDKRNAENELLLKEIHHRVKNNLEVVSGLLALQSAQIDDKKTKDAMQESQNRVNSIGIVHQKLYQGKNLGAIEMKEYVLNLSESILDSFGAEGKIHLELAMEKLDLDIDTAVPLGLIINELITNTVKYAFPENQKGTLTIKLERQPENILHLVVSDDGVGKSGVIKGTGFGGQLISLLTNQLNGTMKEENNNGTSVIFDFKLKKSA